The sequence ATGTACTATCAGGTGAAGTCTGGCTCTGACAATCTGCATGCGGTGGGCACCGGCATTGGTCTTGCGGTATCGAAGCAGCTGATCAATATGATGGACGGCGATATTGACGTTACCAGTGAAGAGGGCTTCGGCAGTACCTTTACGGTTTCTATTCGTGTGCCGGTCAATCACGATACTCAGGCTCTGATTAAGACGCCAAGAAAGCAGTCGAATCTTAAGATCTTCATGGTCGAAGATATTGAACTCAACATTACAGTCGCTCGCTCTCTGCTTGAAAGCTTAGGCCATGAAGTCACGGTGGTGATGACAGGGCAAGAGGCACAAATCGTTTTCCATCCAGAAGACTATGATTTGGTGTTGCTGGATATCCAACTGCCAGATATGACTGGTTTCGATATTGCTCAGTACTATCGAGAGAAATACAGCAAGCTACCGCCTTTAGTTGCCTTAACGGCTAATGTTTTAAACAATAAACAAGAGTATCTGCAAAAAGGAATGGATGAAGCGATCAGCAAACCGCTATCGGTGAAAGCCATCCAAGACGTGATATCCAAATTTATTGAGAACAAACCTGAAGTGATAGAAAAAGTAGAGGTTATTAAACCGGTTGTTTCTTCGATTGACACCACTTTGCTTGATATTGATATGCTAGAGTCTTATGTTGACATTGTTGGGCCGAAACCGGTTTTGGATAGCATCGTGATGTTTGAAGATATGATGCCGGAGTATATGGAAATATTGAACTCCAACATGGTCGCAAAAGATCAAGCTAGCATCGTTTCTGAAGCGCACAAGATCAAAGGTGCCGCAGGTTCAATTGGCTTGAAGCGTATCCAGCAAGTTGCTCAGAAAGCTCAATCACCAGATATGCCTGCTTGGTGGGAGAATATTTCAGATTGGGTCGATGAAATTAATAACGAATACCAGAATGACATTGAAGTCTTAAAGAGTTGGTTAAATCAAAGGTAGAAGAATAATGAAAAAATTAGCATTCGCCGCATGCGTTGTGGCATTAGCGGGTTGTTCTGCACCACAAGTAGAATGGCAGCAAGGTAACCAAGTAGAAGTATCTACAGCGACAGTCACAATGAAAAGCAACCTTTGGCTGAACAAGATGCCAACGATTGGAGAGACTCAAGATAAGACTCTGCATGGTGCCATTTACCTAGAATCGACTTCAGAACTGCCAGCAACACTTGCGGTTGAGAGTGTTACGGTTAAATAGGGGGCAGATACCTTGTTAGTAACAGCGGACGATCTTGATTTAAGAACGCACAGTGAAACTCAATGGGAAGTCGCTTTTGTATGGCAGCTAGAGATCGACAGTGACAAGCCTGTTGATGTTGCGGTTGAACTGAAAGATGGCGAAACCGTGAAGTGGCTAGTCGAGAAAGACGTTAAGGTTGATACGGTTTACTAAAAATCTTAGCGAACAATGAACAATAAAAAAGGGAGAATGCGTTGGCATTCTCCCTTTTTAATAACTATTGATTGCGCTTCTACTATTAAAAACACTAAGTGCTAAACGACTAGAAACGCGAATCGAATTAGTCTTCTAGGTCACCACAAAAGCGGTAGCCTTCACCGTGAATCGTTGCGATGATTTCTGGTGTACCAGAAACTGATTCAAAGTGCTTACGAATACGACGGATTGTTACGTCTACAGTACGATCGTGTGGCTTAAGCTCACGGCCAGTCATCTTCTTAAGAAGATCTGCACGTGTTTGGATCTTACCTGGGTTCTCACAGAAGTGAAGTAGAGCACGGAACTCTGAACGAGGTAGCTTGTAGCCTTCGCCATCTGGGCTAACCAGAGAACGACTGTTGATGTCTAGTACCCAACCGTTGAACTCGTACTTCTCAACGCTACGTTTTTCTTCTTGAACAGAGCTTGTGCTCATTGAACGGTTAAGAAGGTTACGTGCACGAATAGTCAGTTCACGAGGGTTGAAAGGCTTAGTGATGTAGTCATCAGCGCCGATCTCTAGGCCAAGGATCTTATCAACTTCATTATCACGACCCGTTAAGAACATAAGCGCTACATTTGCTTGCTCACGTAGTTCACGCGCAAGTAGTAGGCCATTCTTACCAGGAAGGTTGATGTCCATAATTACAAGGTTAACTTGGTTGTCAGATAGCACTTGGTGCATCTCTTCACCGTCGCTAGCCTCAAAAACAGCATATCCCTCTGCTTCAAAAATACTCTTTAGAGTGTTACGAGTTACTTGCTCATCTTCAACGATAAGAATCTGCGGGGTTTGCATTTGGCGGTACCTAAATTTGTGACGAAACTGTGCTAATAGAATAAATTCTAGGCAAAAACATAACATACAGGTAATGTAATTTTGATGATAACTTAAAGTTTTCAAAAAAACACTTACTTCCAGCTATCTGCCTTCCTTGAAGTATTGCCCAATAACGTAGATCCAGTACGCCTTTCAATCATTCTGTTAGTGATTGCAGTGGATTCTATAATGTTAACAGCATGCTAACAACGCGAGAATGTTAATTCCATTCACTTTGTTGATTTACATCAATTGCCGTATCGCAACAAACTTTAATAGTATGGCTACAACTTAACCAATGTTATGGTGATTATTTAGCAGCAAAACTAGAATGATTATTCGAGATAGTTCTCACATCTCGTTTGCTAAAGACCAGATTTTGAACCAAGGAAGCTGAAAGCTGTCCTTAGAGTCTAGTAGATAAATATGCGCAATCAACTCTAATTAAATATTAAATTGAGCATAGAACAATGAAAACAAAGGATTAATTCTAACAACATATAAAAGCATAGAGGCACACCCGCATTAGTCGGCAATGCCTTACTCACGGAGGATATATGCACGATATAACACCTGATTTGTGTGACGAGTTTGAAAGCAAAGTCACCTTACTGAACATGCCATTACAGAACTTCGGCCAACGTGGTGCGTTCTGGGGAAAAATTGTAACAGTTCGTTGTTATCACGATAATTCCAAGGTTCGTGAGGTTTTAGAGACCGATGGCTGCGGTAAAGTACTCGTTGTAGACGGTAATGG is a genomic window of Vibrio sp. FE10 containing:
- the arcA gene encoding two-component system response regulator ArcA, with the protein product MQTPQILIVEDEQVTRNTLKSIFEAEGYAVFEASDGEEMHQVLSDNQVNLVIMDINLPGKNGLLLARELREQANVALMFLTGRDNEVDKILGLEIGADDYITKPFNPRELTIRARNLLNRSMSTSSVQEEKRSVEKYEFNGWVLDINSRSLVSPDGEGYKLPRSEFRALLHFCENPGKIQTRADLLKKMTGRELKPHDRTVDVTIRRIRKHFESVSGTPEIIATIHGEGYRFCGDLED